A single window of Sphaerodactylus townsendi isolate TG3544 linkage group LG05, MPM_Stown_v2.3, whole genome shotgun sequence DNA harbors:
- the MTCH1 gene encoding mitochondrial carrier homolog 1 isoform X1 — protein sequence MAVPSARPGMPHPATGPGAGPGPAEGADVLFVALSAGFTSLSHPLLYVKLLVQVGHEPLPPTIGRNLMGKKVLYLPGFFTYAKHIVKVDGKKGLFRGLTPRIISSTLSTVTRGRMKKVFPLEDMEHVSNKDDVKTSLRKVVKETSHEMLMQCVSRVISHPLHVISMRCMVQFVGREVKYRGVLSSIGTILKEEGFLGFFVGLIPHILGDVVFLWCCNLLAHFINTYAVDDNFNQASVIRSYTKFVMGIAVSMLTYPFLLVGDLMAVNNCGLRAGLPPYSPVFSSWIHCWRHLCAQGQLFRGSSLLFRRAPLSATILFD from the exons atgGCGGTCCCTTCTGCTCGTCCCGGGATGCCTCACCCCGCAACTGGACCGGGGGCAGGACCGGGCCCGGCGGAAGGGGCGGACGTGCTCTTCGTGGCATTAAGCGCCGGGTTCACGTCCCTGAGCCATCCGTTGCTCTATGTGAAGCTCCTGGTGCAG GTTGGTCATGAACCTCTGCCTCCAACCATTGGGAGAaacttgatggggaaaaaagtaTTATACTTACCTGGCTTTTTTACATACG CCAAACACATTGTGAAAGTTGATGGGAAAAAAGGCTTGTTCCGTGGTCTCACTCCTCGAATCATCTCTAGCACTTTATCAACTGTAACTCGAGGGCGAATGAAGAAG GTCTTTCCTTTGGAGGATATGGAGCATGTTTCGAACAAGGATGATGTGAAAACTTCCCTCAGGAAAGTGGTGAAAGAG aCCTCCCATGAGATGCTAATGCAGTGTGTGTCCCGGGTTATTTCGCATCCGCTGCATG TAATCTCTATGCGTTGTATGGTCCAGTTTGTAGGACGGGAAGTTAAATATAG AGGTGTATTGAGCTCCATTGGGACAATTTTGAAAGAAGAAGGATTTTTGGGATTCTTTGT AGGTTTAATTCCTCACATTCTAGGTGATGTTGTTTTCCTGTGGTGCTGTAACCTCCTGGCTCACTTCATTAACACCTATGCAGTGGATGACAAT ttCAACCAAGCCTCTGTGATCCGGAGTTACACCAAGTTTGTGATGGGG ATTGCTGTGAGCATGCTGACATACCCTTTTCTTCTTGTGGGAGATCTCATGGCAGTGAACAACTGCGG GTTACGTGCTGGCCTCCCTCCATATTCTCCTGTGTTTTCCTCTTGGATTCACTGCTGGAGACATCTCTGTGCTCAG GGGCAGCTGTTCAGAGGCTCCAGCTTGCTGTTCCGTAGAGCACCCCTTTCAGCCACTATCCTTTTTGATTAA
- the MTCH1 gene encoding mitochondrial carrier homolog 1 isoform X2 has product MAVPSARPGMPHPATGPGAGPGPAEGADVLFVALSAGFTSLSHPLLYVKLLVQVGHEPLPPTIGRNLMGKKVLYLPGFFTYAKHIVKVDGKKGLFRGLTPRIISSTLSTVTRGRMKKVFPLEDMEHVSNKDDVKTSLRKVVKETSHEMLMQCVSRVISHPLHVISMRCMVQFVGREVKYRGVLSSIGTILKEEGFLGFFVGLIPHILGDVVFLWCCNLLAHFINTYAVDDNFNQASVIRSYTKFVMGFYFSDMDSSC; this is encoded by the exons atgGCGGTCCCTTCTGCTCGTCCCGGGATGCCTCACCCCGCAACTGGACCGGGGGCAGGACCGGGCCCGGCGGAAGGGGCGGACGTGCTCTTCGTGGCATTAAGCGCCGGGTTCACGTCCCTGAGCCATCCGTTGCTCTATGTGAAGCTCCTGGTGCAG GTTGGTCATGAACCTCTGCCTCCAACCATTGGGAGAaacttgatggggaaaaaagtaTTATACTTACCTGGCTTTTTTACATACG CCAAACACATTGTGAAAGTTGATGGGAAAAAAGGCTTGTTCCGTGGTCTCACTCCTCGAATCATCTCTAGCACTTTATCAACTGTAACTCGAGGGCGAATGAAGAAG GTCTTTCCTTTGGAGGATATGGAGCATGTTTCGAACAAGGATGATGTGAAAACTTCCCTCAGGAAAGTGGTGAAAGAG aCCTCCCATGAGATGCTAATGCAGTGTGTGTCCCGGGTTATTTCGCATCCGCTGCATG TAATCTCTATGCGTTGTATGGTCCAGTTTGTAGGACGGGAAGTTAAATATAG AGGTGTATTGAGCTCCATTGGGACAATTTTGAAAGAAGAAGGATTTTTGGGATTCTTTGT AGGTTTAATTCCTCACATTCTAGGTGATGTTGTTTTCCTGTGGTGCTGTAACCTCCTGGCTCACTTCATTAACACCTATGCAGTGGATGACAAT ttCAACCAAGCCTCTGTGATCCGGAGTTACACCAAGTTTGTGATGGGG TTTTATTTCAGTGACATGGATTCTTCCTGCTAA